A window of the Oscillospiraceae bacterium NTUH-002-81 genome harbors these coding sequences:
- the msrB gene encoding peptide-methionine (R)-S-oxide reductase MsrB yields the protein MVHRDLGLLLIAVLLSGCAVWQKNIPQKTDAKEIIGQSSDMSGETCTYRMDTTENVIYLAGGCFWGMEQLMQSIPGVLDAESGYANGTDKADANYQTVCKGNTGFRETVRVEYDPEQVSLDALLLAYFYVIDPTVENRQGNDRGSQYQTGVYYTNDKAKETVERIARIEQGRSGQFFVEIGPLKTYYPAEEYHQNYLEKNPNGYCHIPRAEMELFSRLRIDPGDYKKPAEEFILDKLTEEQYRVTQENGTERAFAGEFWNQFEKGIYVDVVTGEPLFSSIDKFESGCGWPAFTKPIEEPSVVELEDLSHGMRRTEVRSRAGDSHLGHVFTDDPVSPNGVRYCINSASLRFVPYAKMEAEGYGYLLYLFEEYICK from the coding sequence ATGGTACATAGAGATCTGGGGCTGTTGCTTATCGCGGTGCTGCTGAGTGGATGCGCTGTCTGGCAGAAAAATATACCACAGAAAACGGATGCAAAGGAAATAATCGGACAGTCCTCTGATATGTCCGGCGAGACGTGTACGTACAGGATGGATACCACAGAAAACGTCATCTATCTGGCTGGCGGTTGCTTCTGGGGCATGGAACAGCTGATGCAGTCCATTCCCGGTGTCCTTGATGCCGAGAGCGGCTACGCTAACGGTACCGATAAAGCAGACGCAAACTACCAGACCGTCTGCAAGGGAAACACCGGATTTCGGGAGACCGTGCGGGTGGAGTATGATCCTGAGCAGGTGAGTCTTGATGCCCTGCTTTTGGCTTACTTCTATGTTATTGATCCTACGGTAGAAAACAGGCAGGGCAACGACCGGGGCAGTCAGTATCAGACCGGTGTTTACTACACAAATGATAAAGCGAAGGAGACGGTGGAGCGCATCGCGCGGATTGAACAAGGACGCAGCGGGCAGTTCTTCGTGGAGATTGGCCCGCTGAAAACCTACTATCCGGCCGAGGAGTACCACCAGAACTATCTGGAGAAGAATCCGAATGGTTACTGCCATATCCCCAGAGCGGAGATGGAACTATTTTCCCGGCTGCGTATCGATCCGGGCGATTATAAAAAGCCTGCTGAGGAATTCATTCTTGACAAACTGACGGAGGAGCAGTACCGTGTTACTCAGGAGAACGGCACCGAACGCGCCTTTGCCGGCGAGTTCTGGAATCAGTTCGAGAAAGGCATCTATGTGGATGTGGTTACCGGCGAGCCACTTTTTTCCTCCATAGACAAATTTGAGAGTGGCTGCGGCTGGCCCGCCTTTACAAAGCCCATTGAGGAGCCTTCTGTGGTGGAACTTGAGGACTTAAGTCACGGGATGCGCCGCACAGAGGTCAGAAGCCGTGCGGGAGACTCTCACCTCGGCCATGTGTTTACTGATGACCCGGTATCTCCCAACGGTGTGCGCTACTGTATCAACA